In Halopseudomonas nanhaiensis, a single window of DNA contains:
- the gtfA gene encoding sucrose phosphorylase: MALRNAVQLICYPNRIGSNINDLARFLENHVDDAISGVHLLPFYPSNADGGFSPLTHRQVDPRYGTWEDVERLAARYDLCADLTVNHISDASEEFRDYLRHGSNSRYADLFVDVDAMGEITQDDLQKIHIRKEKEPFRPVEFADGSTGRVWCTFTERQIDLNYRSSQTFQLMEQYIAFLTAKGVKLLRLDAFGYTTKRIGTSCFLVEPDVYQILDWINETAARYGAECLPEVHDHPSFQYAISQRNMHPYAFALPPLMLYTLLEGDSRYLRHWLRMCPRNAITVLDTHDGICIPDVEGVLPEDKIRRLIDNLDARSADPILRRTAGRRDSVGAIYQLTCTFYDALMQNDDSYIAARALQFFTPGIPQVYYVGLLAGCNDELLMDATGELRDINRHYYSVKEAEQAMDAPVVRRLLTLMRFRSSYPAFNGHFELHYSDDSSVAMGWRHDEHHCLLTVDLTLKQARIDYFDADHGRQQHMVC, from the coding sequence GTGGCCCTGCGCAACGCCGTACAACTCATCTGTTATCCGAACCGGATAGGGTCGAACATCAATGACCTGGCACGCTTTCTGGAAAATCACGTCGACGATGCGATATCAGGCGTCCACCTGCTGCCGTTTTACCCGTCCAACGCTGACGGCGGTTTTTCACCTCTGACGCACAGGCAGGTCGACCCGCGTTACGGTACCTGGGAGGATGTCGAACGACTGGCCGCGCGCTACGACCTCTGCGCGGACCTCACCGTCAACCACATATCGGATGCGTCCGAGGAGTTCCGGGACTATCTCCGGCACGGAAGCAACAGCCGTTACGCAGATCTGTTCGTGGACGTCGATGCGATGGGCGAGATCACCCAGGACGATCTGCAGAAGATACATATACGCAAGGAAAAGGAGCCTTTTCGCCCGGTGGAATTTGCCGACGGCTCAACCGGCCGGGTGTGGTGTACCTTCACCGAGCGCCAGATCGACCTGAACTACCGGTCTTCGCAGACTTTCCAGTTGATGGAGCAGTACATTGCCTTTCTCACCGCCAAGGGGGTGAAGCTGCTCAGGCTTGACGCGTTCGGCTATACCACCAAACGCATCGGCACCAGCTGCTTTCTGGTCGAGCCGGATGTCTATCAGATTCTCGACTGGATCAACGAGACTGCAGCCCGCTATGGTGCCGAGTGCCTGCCGGAAGTGCATGATCATCCCAGCTTCCAATACGCCATCAGCCAACGGAACATGCACCCGTACGCGTTCGCACTGCCTCCCTTGATGCTCTATACGCTGCTCGAAGGTGACAGTCGCTATCTCAGACACTGGCTGCGCATGTGCCCCCGCAATGCGATCACGGTGCTCGATACGCATGACGGCATCTGCATCCCGGATGTCGAGGGCGTCCTGCCGGAGGACAAGATCAGGCGGCTCATAGACAATCTCGATGCACGCAGCGCGGATCCCATATTACGTCGCACCGCAGGCCGTCGAGACAGCGTCGGTGCCATCTACCAACTGACCTGCACTTTTTACGATGCATTGATGCAGAACGACGACAGCTACATCGCCGCCCGGGCGTTACAGTTCTTCACGCCGGGAATCCCGCAGGTCTATTACGTTGGATTGTTGGCCGGTTGCAACGATGAACTGCTGATGGACGCCACTGGCGAACTGCGTGATATCAACCGGCATTACTACAGCGTCAAGGAAGCAGAACAGGCGATGGACGCGCCTGTGGTTCGAAGGCTACTGACGCTGATGCGCTTTCGCTCAAGCTATCCCGCCTTCAACGGACACTTCGAGCTGCATTACTCGGACGATTCCAGCGTAGCGATGGGATGGCGACACGACGAGCATCACTGCCTGCTGACGGTAGACCTGACGCTCAAGCAGGCGCGTATCGACTATTTCGATGCCGACCATGGACGACAGCAACACATGGTCTGCTGA